Proteins from a genomic interval of Kitasatospora herbaricolor:
- a CDS encoding YifB family Mg chelatase-like AAA ATPase — protein MAFARTCSVALVGVDGVVVEVQADLEPGVAAFSLVGLPDKALSEARDRVRAAVVNSGEPWPQRKLTVGLSPASVPKSGSGFDLAVACAVLAAAERLDPATIAELLIIGELGLDGRVRPVRGVLPSVLAAAEAGYRQIVVAEQTAAEAALVPGVSVIGVRSLRQLIAVLTDAPVPEEEDDTVTGRPDPMLAGLMLPGSGMRGRSGQASAPVDLADVAGQYEARRALEIAAAGGHHLYLKGPPGAGKTMLAERLPALLPPLTQSEALEVTAVHSVAGLLPPGRPLIAGPPYCAPHHSTTMPAIVGGGSGLPRPGAVSLAHRGVLFLDEAPEFPVRVLDALRQPLESGEVVIARSAGSLRLPARFLLCLAANPCPCGRHSLRGGGCECTSVMVNRYQGRLSGPLLDRVDLQVQVAPVTRAELMEHDSTAETTATVAARVQEARNRAAARLAGTPWRTNAEVPGHHLRTRWELAPGALTEAASQLERGLLTARGLDRVLRVAWTVADLAGRQRPDQRDLRTALVLRTGDQGFPPIGRSAGSHRSAGPGRS, from the coding sequence ATGGCCTTCGCCCGCACCTGCTCGGTCGCCCTGGTCGGCGTGGACGGTGTGGTGGTCGAGGTCCAGGCCGACCTCGAACCCGGGGTCGCGGCGTTCAGCCTGGTCGGACTCCCGGACAAGGCGTTGTCGGAGGCCCGTGATCGTGTCCGGGCCGCTGTCGTCAACAGCGGTGAGCCTTGGCCGCAACGCAAGCTGACCGTAGGGCTCAGCCCCGCCTCCGTCCCCAAGAGCGGCAGCGGATTCGACCTCGCCGTGGCGTGTGCGGTGTTGGCGGCCGCCGAACGGCTCGATCCGGCCACCATCGCGGAACTCCTGATCATCGGCGAGCTGGGCCTGGACGGCCGGGTGCGACCCGTCCGCGGGGTGCTGCCGTCCGTCCTCGCCGCGGCCGAGGCCGGCTACCGGCAGATCGTGGTCGCGGAGCAGACCGCCGCCGAGGCCGCGCTCGTTCCCGGGGTCTCCGTCATCGGGGTCCGCAGCCTCCGCCAGCTGATCGCCGTGCTCACCGACGCGCCGGTGCCCGAGGAGGAGGACGACACCGTCACCGGCCGTCCCGATCCGATGCTGGCCGGGCTGATGCTGCCCGGTTCGGGGATGCGAGGCCGTTCGGGGCAGGCGAGTGCGCCGGTCGACCTCGCCGACGTCGCCGGCCAGTACGAGGCCCGCCGCGCACTGGAGATCGCCGCCGCGGGAGGCCACCACCTCTATCTCAAAGGCCCACCAGGGGCGGGCAAGACGATGCTCGCGGAGCGGCTGCCGGCCCTGCTGCCGCCGCTCACGCAGTCCGAGGCACTGGAGGTCACGGCGGTCCATTCCGTCGCGGGCCTGCTGCCACCCGGGCGTCCGCTGATCGCCGGCCCGCCGTACTGCGCCCCGCACCATTCCACCACCATGCCCGCCATCGTCGGGGGCGGCAGCGGGCTGCCCAGACCGGGTGCGGTCTCACTGGCTCATCGCGGTGTGCTCTTCCTGGACGAGGCGCCGGAATTCCCGGTCCGGGTGCTGGACGCGCTGCGCCAACCGCTGGAGTCCGGGGAGGTGGTGATCGCCAGATCGGCGGGGTCGCTGCGACTGCCTGCCCGATTCCTGCTCTGCCTGGCCGCCAATCCCTGCCCGTGCGGCCGGCACTCGTTGCGCGGCGGCGGATGCGAGTGCACGTCGGTCATGGTGAACCGCTACCAGGGCAGGCTGTCGGGCCCGCTGCTGGACCGGGTCGACCTCCAGGTCCAGGTGGCGCCGGTGACCCGGGCCGAACTGATGGAGCACGACAGTACGGCGGAGACCACCGCGACCGTCGCGGCCCGGGTTCAGGAGGCCCGGAACCGGGCGGCCGCCCGACTGGCCGGTACCCCGTGGCGGACGAACGCGGAGGTGCCCGGGCACCATCTGCGTACCCGGTGGGAGCTGGCGCCCGGCGCCTTGACCGAGGCAGCGAGCCAACTGGAACGCGGCCTGCTGACCGCCCGGGGGCTGGACCGGGTGCTCCGGGTGGCCTGGACGGTGGCCGACCTCGCCGGGCGGCAGCGGCCCGACCAACGCGACCTCCGCACCGCACTCGTCCTGCGCACCGGGGACCAGGGGTTCCCACCGATCGGGCGATCGGCCGGCTCACATCGATCGGCCGGGCCCGGGCGGTCCTGA
- the dprA gene encoding DNA-processing protein DprA has product MTDQPGPGRASRAGPTPAGPGAAAGAGSGSGAPPPTQRERLARAALSRLSEPGDAVLGRWLARAGAARVVACIRDNRAPDEPDLDAGRLASYRARLAGVDPSADLERVRTRGGRFIIPGDTEWPSQLDDLGAGRPIGLWVIGTGSLRLLALRSVSVVGARACTSYGAHVAGELGAQLAERGWVVVSGAAYGIDAAAHRGALAVGGLTIGVLACGVDMSYPQGHAELIRRIAEQGLLLSELPPGEHPNRFRFVLRNRVIAALTRGTVVVEAALRSGALSTARRARDLNRHTMGVAGPVTSELSAGVHALIRSGGATLVTDAAEIGELIGAIGDDLAPRRAGPVLPRDLLEPAVARVLEAVPATAEGAPVERVARESGLPPDEVLQRLYELGSLGFVERCGAHWRLVRRR; this is encoded by the coding sequence GTGACGGATCAGCCGGGGCCCGGTCGGGCGTCGAGGGCGGGGCCGACACCGGCCGGGCCCGGGGCAGCGGCCGGGGCCGGCTCGGGGTCAGGGGCGCCCCCGCCCACCCAACGGGAGCGGCTGGCCAGAGCGGCGCTCAGCAGGCTCAGCGAGCCCGGCGACGCCGTTCTCGGCCGATGGCTGGCGCGAGCCGGGGCAGCAAGGGTGGTGGCCTGCATCCGCGACAACCGGGCGCCCGACGAACCTGACCTCGACGCGGGGCGGCTCGCCTCCTACCGTGCGCGACTGGCCGGGGTCGATCCGTCGGCGGACCTGGAACGGGTACGAACCCGTGGTGGCCGCTTCATCATTCCGGGGGACACGGAATGGCCCAGCCAGCTCGACGATCTCGGCGCCGGGAGACCGATCGGACTCTGGGTGATCGGCACCGGATCGCTCCGCCTGCTGGCCCTGCGCTCTGTCTCGGTGGTCGGCGCTCGCGCCTGCACCAGCTACGGCGCCCATGTGGCAGGGGAGTTGGGCGCGCAGCTCGCCGAGCGAGGGTGGGTGGTCGTGTCCGGCGCGGCCTACGGGATCGATGCCGCGGCACACCGGGGCGCGTTGGCGGTCGGGGGACTCACCATCGGTGTGCTCGCCTGCGGGGTCGACATGTCCTATCCGCAGGGGCACGCGGAGCTGATCCGCCGCATCGCCGAGCAGGGACTCCTGCTGAGCGAACTCCCGCCGGGGGAGCACCCGAACCGCTTCCGCTTCGTCCTGCGCAACCGGGTCATCGCCGCACTGACCCGGGGCACGGTGGTGGTCGAGGCGGCCCTGCGCAGCGGGGCGCTCAGCACGGCGCGGCGCGCCCGTGATCTCAACCGGCACACCATGGGTGTCGCCGGGCCCGTCACCTCCGAGCTTTCGGCCGGTGTGCACGCGCTCATCCGGAGCGGCGGCGCCACCCTGGTCACCGACGCGGCCGAGATCGGTGAGCTGATCGGGGCCATCGGGGACGACCTGGCGCCGCGCCGCGCCGGGCCGGTTCTGCCTCGGGATCTTCTGGAGCCGGCTGTCGCCAGGGTCCTCGAAGCAGTGCCGGCGACCGCGGAGGGAGCACCGGTCGAGCGGGTGGCGAGGGAGTCCGGGCTGCCGCCCGACGAGGTGCTGCAACGCCTCTACGAGCTGGGCTCGTTGGGATTCGTCGAGCGCTGCGGGGCGCACTGGAGGCTGGTCCGCAGGAGGTGA
- the whiG gene encoding RNA polymerase sigma factor WhiG codes for MRTARRAESPRSGRTAARAATSPRTAATTGRAPAARRETGGPDRTALEALWRSYKESGDPRLREQLILHYSPLVKYVAGRVGVGLPANVEQADFVSSGVFGLIDAIEKFDIDRAIKFETYAISRIRGAIIDELRALDWIPRSVRQKAKAVERTYATLEARLRRTPHEPEVAAEMGIAIEDLHAIFSQLSLANVVALDELLHPAGEGGDRLSLVDVLEDRGADNPVAVAEDREMRRLLANAINTLPEREKTVVTLYYYEGLTLAEIGQVLGVTESRVSQIHTKSVLQLRAKLSDIR; via the coding sequence GTGCGTACCGCCCGCCGTGCGGAGTCGCCACGTTCGGGCCGGACGGCGGCCAGGGCCGCGACCTCGCCGCGCACCGCTGCCACCACCGGCCGGGCTCCGGCGGCCCGTCGGGAGACGGGCGGACCGGACCGCACCGCGCTGGAGGCTCTCTGGCGCTCCTACAAGGAGAGCGGTGACCCACGCCTCCGCGAGCAGCTGATCCTGCACTACTCGCCGCTGGTCAAGTACGTCGCGGGGCGGGTGGGCGTGGGCCTGCCCGCCAACGTCGAGCAGGCCGACTTCGTCTCCTCCGGTGTCTTCGGACTGATCGATGCCATCGAGAAGTTCGACATCGACCGCGCGATCAAGTTCGAGACGTACGCCATCAGCCGTATCCGCGGCGCCATCATCGACGAGCTGCGGGCGCTGGACTGGATCCCCCGGTCCGTGCGGCAGAAGGCCAAAGCCGTGGAGCGGACGTACGCCACGTTGGAGGCGAGACTCCGCCGGACGCCTCATGAGCCCGAGGTGGCGGCCGAGATGGGCATCGCCATCGAGGATCTGCACGCCATTTTCAGCCAGCTCTCGCTCGCCAACGTCGTCGCCCTGGACGAACTGCTCCACCCGGCGGGGGAGGGCGGTGACCGGTTGAGCCTGGTGGACGTCCTGGAAGACCGTGGCGCCGACAACCCGGTCGCGGTCGCCGAGGACCGCGAGATGCGCCGGCTGCTGGCCAACGCGATCAACACGCTCCCGGAGCGGGAGAAGACCGTGGTGACGCTGTACTACTACGAGGGCCTCACCCTCGCGGAGATCGGCCAGGTGCTGGGCGTGACCGAGAGCAGGGTCAGCCAGATCCACACCAAGTCGGTCCTGCAGCTGCGGGCGAAGCTGTCCGACATCCGCTGA
- a CDS encoding M23 family metallopeptidase — protein sequence MAPHLTLVPPVSCCAGATLPPPRPDRPRHALLLALLLTAVFLLTLPGPPAHALPAPPTHARAGPGEADAGPGEAEAGPGEAQAGPGEVVSPPAAPGRAWPVGGPAALIRRFEPPASRWAAGHRGVDLAAATGSEVRSAAPGVVSFSGVVAGRPVVTVSHPGSGTPPLRTTYLPVAGTLPVGTPVSAGTTLGRLVPGLGHCADGCLHWGLLRGDRYLDPLALLGAGTARLLPLHG from the coding sequence ATGGCACCTCACCTGACGCTCGTCCCTCCCGTCTCCTGCTGCGCCGGCGCGACCCTGCCGCCGCCGAGGCCGGATCGCCCCCGGCACGCCCTGCTGCTCGCGCTCCTGCTCACGGCGGTCTTCCTGCTGACGCTCCCCGGACCTCCGGCGCACGCGCTGCCCGCCCCGCCGACCCACGCGCGGGCAGGCCCTGGTGAAGCGGATGCAGGCCCTGGTGAGGCCGAAGCAGGCCCCGGTGAGGCGCAAGCAGGCCCTGGCGAAGTGGTCTCACCGCCCGCCGCCCCCGGGCGGGCCTGGCCGGTGGGCGGGCCCGCCGCCCTGATCAGGCGGTTCGAACCACCGGCCAGCAGGTGGGCGGCCGGCCATCGCGGGGTCGACCTGGCCGCCGCGACGGGCAGCGAAGTACGGTCCGCGGCGCCCGGAGTGGTGAGCTTCTCGGGTGTGGTCGCGGGACGTCCCGTGGTCACCGTGAGCCACCCCGGTTCAGGAACGCCACCGCTTCGCACGACCTATCTGCCCGTCGCCGGGACCCTGCCGGTGGGAACGCCGGTGAGCGCCGGCACGACCCTCGGCCGGCTCGTCCCGGGGCTCGGGCACTGCGCCGACGGCTGCCTGCACTGGGGCCTGCTGCGCGGCGACCGCTACCTCGATCCGCTCGCACTCCTCGGCGCCGGTACGGCCCGCCTGCTCCCGCTCCACGGCTGA
- the rpsB gene encoding 30S ribosomal protein S2, translating into MAVVTMRELLESGVHFGHQTRRWNPKMKRFIFTERNGIYIIDLLQSLNYIDRAFEFVKETVAHGGSVLFVGTKKQAQEAIAEQATRVGMPYVNQRWLGGMLTNFQTVYKRLQRMKELGEIDFSDVAGSGLTKKELLVLEREHTKLEKTLGGIRDMQRVPSAVWIVDTKKEHIAVGEARKLNIPVVAILDTNCDPDEVDYKIPGNDDAIRSVTLLTRVIADAVAEGLKARAGVAKGDVKAEPGADQPLADWEKDLIEGEKKAEEAPVAEAAEVAVEAEAPAAEVTEAAATEAPAAEAEQA; encoded by the coding sequence ATGGCCGTCGTCACGATGCGGGAGCTGCTGGAGAGCGGCGTCCACTTCGGTCACCAGACCCGTCGTTGGAACCCGAAGATGAAGCGCTTCATCTTCACGGAGCGCAACGGCATCTACATCATCGACCTGCTGCAGTCGCTGAACTACATCGACCGCGCCTTCGAGTTCGTCAAGGAGACGGTTGCCCACGGCGGCAGCGTCCTCTTCGTCGGCACCAAGAAGCAGGCCCAGGAGGCCATCGCCGAGCAGGCCACCCGCGTGGGCATGCCCTACGTGAACCAGCGCTGGCTCGGCGGCATGCTGACCAACTTCCAGACGGTCTACAAGCGCCTTCAGCGGATGAAGGAGCTCGGCGAGATCGACTTCTCGGACGTGGCCGGCTCCGGTCTCACCAAGAAGGAGCTCCTGGTCCTCGAGCGCGAGCACACCAAGCTCGAGAAGACCCTTGGCGGTATCCGTGACATGCAGCGCGTTCCCAGCGCTGTCTGGATCGTCGACACCAAGAAGGAGCACATCGCGGTCGGCGAGGCCCGGAAGCTCAACATCCCGGTCGTCGCCATCCTCGACACCAACTGCGACCCCGACGAGGTCGACTACAAGATCCCGGGCAACGACGACGCGATCCGCTCCGTCACGCTGCTGACCCGCGTGATCGCCGACGCCGTCGCCGAGGGCCTCAAGGCCCGCGCCGGTGTTGCGAAGGGCGACGTCAAGGCCGAGCCGGGCGCCGACCAGCCGCTGGCCGACTGGGAGAAGGACCTCATCGAGGGCGAGAAGAAGGCCGAGGAGGCCCCGGTCGCCGAGGCCGCCGAGGTCGCCGTCGAGGCTGAGGCTCCCGCCGCCGAGGTCACCGAGGCTGCGGCCACCGAGGCTCCGGCCGCCGAGGCCGAGCAGGCCTGA
- the tsf gene encoding translation elongation factor Ts yields the protein MANYTAADVKKLRELTGAGMLDCKNALVEADGDVQKAVEQLRIKGQKGVAKREGRDASNGAVAAVIAEGNKSGVLVELNCETDFVAKGDKFVEVADAIAAHVAATAPADLEAALASEIEAGKTVQQFVDEANASLGEKIVFRRFAQFDGDGYVAVYLHKTSPDLPPAVGVLVELDKENAVVAKDVAQHIAAFAPKYLSREDIPAEDIENERRVAEATAREEGKPEAALPKIVEGRVTGFVKENSVLEQAFAKDNKKSVAKVLEENGVALKRFARFRVGA from the coding sequence ATGGCGAACTACACCGCCGCGGACGTCAAGAAGCTCCGTGAGCTCACCGGCGCCGGCATGCTGGACTGCAAGAACGCTCTCGTCGAGGCCGACGGCGACGTCCAGAAGGCCGTCGAGCAGCTCCGCATCAAGGGCCAGAAGGGCGTTGCCAAGCGCGAGGGCCGTGACGCTTCCAACGGCGCCGTCGCCGCCGTCATCGCCGAGGGCAACAAGTCCGGCGTGCTGGTCGAGCTGAACTGCGAGACCGACTTCGTCGCCAAGGGTGACAAGTTCGTCGAGGTCGCCGACGCGATCGCCGCCCACGTCGCCGCCACCGCCCCGGCCGACCTGGAGGCCGCCCTGGCTTCCGAGATCGAGGCCGGCAAGACCGTCCAGCAGTTCGTGGACGAGGCCAACGCGAGCCTGGGCGAGAAGATCGTCTTCCGTCGCTTCGCGCAGTTCGACGGTGACGGCTACGTCGCGGTCTACCTGCACAAGACCAGCCCCGACCTCCCGCCGGCCGTCGGCGTCCTCGTCGAGCTCGACAAGGAGAACGCGGTCGTCGCCAAGGACGTCGCGCAGCACATCGCCGCCTTCGCGCCGAAGTACCTCTCCCGCGAGGACATCCCGGCCGAGGACATCGAGAACGAGCGCCGCGTCGCCGAGGCCACCGCTCGCGAGGAGGGCAAGCCCGAGGCCGCCCTGCCGAAGATCGTCGAGGGTCGCGTCACCGGCTTCGTCAAGGAGAACTCCGTCCTGGAGCAGGCCTTCGCGAAGGACAACAAGAAGTCCGTCGCCAAGGTTCTCGAGGAGAACGGCGTCGCCCTCAAGCGTTTCGCGCGCTTCCGCGTCGGCGCCTGA
- the pyrH gene encoding UMP kinase, translating into MQETQETAQEVRRRRVLLKLSGEAFAGGGGLGVDPDVVHAIAREIATVVRAGTEVAVVIGGGNFFRGAELQVRGMDRARSDYMGMLGTVMNCLALQDFLIKEGIETRVQTAITMGQVAEPYLPLRAVRHLEKGRVVIFGAGMGMPYFSTDTTAVQRALEIHAEVLLMGKNGVDGVYDADPRTNPEAVKFDALEYSEVIARDLKVADLTAITLCKDNNLPMLVFELLAEGNIARAVKSEKIGTLISQDSVRA; encoded by the coding sequence ATGCAGGAGACGCAGGAGACCGCGCAGGAAGTCCGGCGCCGCCGGGTTCTGCTCAAGCTGTCCGGTGAGGCGTTCGCCGGTGGCGGCGGCCTCGGCGTCGACCCGGACGTCGTGCACGCGATCGCCCGTGAGATCGCCACGGTGGTCCGCGCCGGTACCGAGGTCGCGGTGGTGATCGGTGGTGGCAACTTCTTCCGCGGCGCCGAACTCCAGGTCCGCGGCATGGACCGGGCCCGTTCCGACTACATGGGCATGCTCGGCACCGTGATGAACTGCCTCGCCCTCCAGGACTTCCTGATCAAGGAAGGCATCGAGACCCGGGTCCAGACCGCCATCACGATGGGCCAGGTCGCCGAGCCGTACCTGCCGCTGCGCGCCGTCCGGCACCTGGAGAAGGGCCGCGTGGTGATCTTCGGTGCAGGCATGGGCATGCCGTACTTCTCGACCGACACCACGGCGGTCCAGCGCGCGCTGGAGATCCACGCCGAGGTGCTGCTGATGGGCAAGAACGGTGTGGACGGCGTCTACGACGCCGACCCGCGGACCAACCCGGAGGCGGTCAAGTTCGACGCCCTGGAGTACTCCGAGGTCATCGCGCGCGACCTCAAGGTCGCGGACCTCACCGCGATCACGCTGTGCAAGGACAACAACCTGCCGATGCTGGTCTTCGAGCTGCTGGCCGAGGGCAATATCGCTCGCGCGGTGAAGAGTGAGAAGATCGGCACGCTCATCAGCCAGGATTCCGTCCGGGCCTGA
- the frr gene encoding ribosome recycling factor: MIEETLLEAEEKMEKAVAVAKDDFGAIRTGRAHPAMFAKIVADYYGALTPINQLASFAVPEPRMAIITPFDKTALRNIETAIRDSDLGVNPSNDGSIIRVSFPQLTEERRKEYIKVARGKGEDAKVSIRSVRRKAKDTIDKLVKDGEHGEDEGRRAEKELDDLTARFVAQVDELLKHKEAELLEV, translated from the coding sequence GTGATCGAAGAGACCCTCCTCGAAGCTGAGGAGAAGATGGAGAAGGCCGTCGCCGTCGCCAAGGACGACTTCGGCGCCATCCGCACCGGCCGGGCCCACCCGGCGATGTTCGCCAAGATCGTGGCGGACTACTACGGCGCCCTGACGCCGATCAACCAGCTCGCCTCGTTCGCCGTGCCGGAGCCGCGGATGGCGATCATCACGCCGTTCGACAAGACCGCCCTGCGCAACATCGAGACCGCGATCCGCGACTCGGACCTGGGCGTCAACCCGTCGAACGACGGCTCCATCATCCGGGTGTCGTTCCCGCAGCTGACGGAGGAGCGCCGCAAGGAGTACATCAAGGTCGCGCGCGGCAAGGGCGAGGACGCCAAGGTCTCCATCCGTTCCGTGCGCCGCAAGGCCAAGGACACCATCGACAAGCTGGTGAAGGACGGCGAGCACGGCGAGGACGAGGGCCGCCGCGCCGAGAAGGAGCTGGACGACCTCACCGCGCGTTTCGTCGCGCAGGTCGACGAGCTGCTGAAGCACAAGGAAGCCGAGCTGCTCGAAGTCTGA